The following coding sequences are from one Leucoraja erinacea ecotype New England chromosome 2, Leri_hhj_1, whole genome shotgun sequence window:
- the LOC129708377 gene encoding regulator of G-protein signaling 9-binding protein B-like produces MPIQNIRVADEATAACARAGDECKALVGSLNKLTGCYRHLATGIGGSSDSPELRDELRKTRERTQDLAVAVRNKLTAVLRDKALAGEERAEMERLWVIFCSSLELFQVDMSKVLELGLGFPLVRTGVSGDASGVAARALSVQDMSHRGSTDPRSRSCSCSPAAAEQEELREQIDKVDRMVENMEMKVNVLRWTVESKGDASYLSALSNDASSVALLSVDEESRGWWCCGRGRCLGSILFCTAALAAVVLSL; encoded by the coding sequence ATGCCTATCCAAAACATCCGAGTGGCGGATGAAGCGACGGCTGCCTGCGCCAGGGCGGGAGACGAGTGCAAGGCGCTGGTGGGCTCGTTGAACAAGCTGACCGGCTGCTACCGGCACCTGGCCACGGGGATCGGGGGCTCGTCCGACTCGCCGGAGCTGCGGGACGAGTTGAGGAAGACCAGGGAGAGGACACAGGACCTGGCCGTGGCGGTGAGGAACAAACTGACGGCGGTTCTGCGGGACAAGGCGCTGGCCGGGGAGGAGAGGGCGGAGATGGAGAGACTGTGGGTCATCTTCTGCTCCAGCCTGGAGCTGTTCCAGGTGGACATGTCTAAAGtgctggagctggggctgggctTCCCCCTGGTCCGTACCGGGGTGTCGGGAGACGCCTCGGGTGTTGCAGCCCGGGCGCTGAGCGTCCAGGACATGTCCCACCGCGGCTCCACGGACCCTCGCAGTCGCAGCTGCAGTTGCAGCCCCGCGGCGGCGGAGCAAGAGGAGCTGAGGGAGCAGATCGACAAGGTGGACAGGatggtggagaacatggagatgaAGGTCAACGTCCTCCGCTGGACGGTGGAGTCCAAGGGGGACGCCTCCTACCTGTCGGCGCTCAGCAACGACGCCTCGTCCGTGGCCCTGCTCTCGGTGGACGAGGAGAGCCGGGGCTGGTGGTGCTGTGGCCGGGGCAGGTGCCTCGGCTCCATCCTGTTCTGCACCGCTGCCCTCGCCGCTGTGGTACTCTCGCTCTGA